One window from the genome of Faecalibacterium sp. HTF-F encodes:
- the trxA gene encoding thioredoxin, with translation MAVVTITKENFEQEVLQSTKPVLLDFWASWCGPCRMLSPIVDEVAEERTDVKVGKVNVDEQPELAGEFGVMSIPTLLVFEQGKLVRQAVGARPKAGVLDLLG, from the coding sequence ATGGCAGTTGTTACGATCACGAAGGAAAATTTTGAGCAGGAGGTGCTGCAGAGCACAAAGCCCGTCCTGCTGGACTTCTGGGCCAGCTGGTGCGGCCCCTGCCGGATGCTCAGCCCCATCGTGGACGAGGTGGCCGAGGAGCGCACCGATGTGAAGGTGGGCAAGGTGAACGTGGACGAACAGCCGGAGCTGGCCGGGGAGTTCGGCGTCATGAGCATCCCCACCCTGCTGGTGTTTGAGCAGGGCAAGCTGGTGCGTCAGGCCGTGGGTGCCCGCCCGAAGGCCGGTGTGCTGGACCTGCTGGGATGA